In one window of Chitinophagales bacterium DNA:
- a CDS encoding RNA-binding transcriptional accessory protein produces the protein MEIAVQIATAMNLRLMQVEKVLSLLEEGATIPFIARYRKDVTGGLDEVQIQKIQDDAKALKEFNDRKAFIEKTIAEQGKLTDAIQEKLNAATTIAELEDIYLPYKPKRKTKAQTARENGLEPLAVLLMEQKEQDIASIAATYVNEQVKDADAALQGARDIIAENINENAELRAKLRKLFEDSATLQSKVLADKTEEAIKYKDYFDFSEPIHKIPSHRILAVMRGFLEGFLRMNIAPVEEDAIAMIEDQFVTGHLNASVEQVKKAIKDAYRRLLQPSLESEFRTALKARGDEEAIAVFAENLRQLLLSSPLGSKRVLAIDPGYRTGCKVVCLDEKGELLHNDLIYVHEANRLETSRWTIRELVAKHNIQAFAIGDGTAGRETEQFIKGLQLNLPVFLVNEDGASVYSASETAREEFPNHDVTVRGAVSIGRRLMDPLAELVKIDPKSIGVGQYQHDVNQFRLKEKLDQTVVSCVNQVGVNLNTASKHLLQYVSGIGGTLAENIIRYRSEIGGFNSRQQLLKVPRLGGKAYEQCAGFLRVPQGEHPLDATAVHPEAYSLVEQMAKDLGLPVQDLVANETNIKQIDPKKYVTETLGTLTIQDILKELSKPGLDPRSELEQFSFADIYSMEDVKVGMVLPGVVTNLTRFGAFVDIGVKQDGLVHVSEVAHRYITDPGEVLKLNDKVQVKVLEVDIARKRIALSIKQTQDAPPKGSGQKPKPMQKEKDLSNLSMGDALSALKQKFGK, from the coding sequence ATGGAGATAGCTGTACAAATTGCTACTGCGATGAACCTGCGCTTGATGCAGGTGGAGAAAGTATTGAGCTTGTTGGAAGAAGGTGCAACCATTCCGTTTATCGCTCGTTACAGAAAAGACGTAACAGGTGGATTGGATGAAGTGCAGATTCAGAAAATACAAGATGATGCAAAAGCATTGAAAGAATTCAATGATCGAAAAGCGTTTATTGAAAAGACTATTGCAGAGCAGGGTAAGCTTACTGATGCCATTCAGGAGAAGCTGAATGCAGCAACCACTATTGCTGAACTGGAAGATATTTATCTGCCCTATAAACCAAAGCGTAAAACCAAAGCACAAACTGCGCGCGAGAATGGATTAGAGCCATTGGCAGTGTTACTGATGGAACAGAAAGAGCAGGACATTGCTTCCATTGCTGCTACGTATGTGAATGAACAGGTAAAGGATGCAGATGCGGCTTTACAAGGTGCACGCGATATTATTGCAGAGAATATCAATGAAAATGCAGAGCTGCGTGCCAAGCTGCGTAAACTGTTTGAAGATAGTGCTACACTACAGAGCAAGGTATTAGCTGATAAGACAGAAGAAGCGATTAAGTACAAAGACTATTTTGATTTTTCGGAACCCATTCATAAAATTCCCTCACACCGTATTCTGGCTGTGATGCGTGGATTCTTGGAGGGATTTCTTCGCATGAATATTGCGCCAGTAGAAGAAGATGCGATTGCTATGATCGAAGACCAATTCGTTACTGGCCATTTGAACGCATCTGTTGAGCAAGTGAAGAAAGCGATCAAAGACGCTTACAGAAGATTGTTGCAGCCTAGCTTGGAATCTGAATTTAGAACTGCTTTGAAAGCGCGTGGCGATGAAGAAGCCATTGCAGTATTTGCAGAAAACCTACGTCAGTTGTTGCTGAGTTCTCCGCTCGGTAGTAAGCGTGTGCTGGCGATTGATCCCGGATACAGAACAGGTTGTAAAGTGGTTTGTCTGGATGAGAAGGGCGAGCTGCTGCACAATGATTTGATTTATGTGCATGAAGCCAATCGTTTGGAGACGAGTCGCTGGACAATTCGTGAACTCGTTGCAAAACATAATATTCAAGCATTCGCCATTGGCGATGGTACGGCGGGCAGAGAGACTGAACAGTTTATCAAAGGCCTGCAATTGAATCTGCCTGTTTTTCTGGTGAATGAGGATGGCGCTTCTGTATACTCCGCATCAGAAACTGCAAGAGAAGAATTTCCGAATCACGATGTAACGGTACGTGGTGCGGTGAGTATTGGTAGAAGATTAATGGATCCCTTGGCTGAGTTGGTAAAGATTGATCCCAAGAGTATTGGTGTTGGGCAGTATCAGCATGATGTGAACCAGTTTCGCTTAAAAGAAAAACTGGATCAAACGGTGGTGAGTTGCGTGAACCAGGTGGGTGTGAATTTGAATACCGCTTCCAAACATCTCTTACAATATGTGAGTGGTATTGGCGGCACGCTGGCAGAAAACATCATTCGTTACAGAAGTGAGATTGGTGGTTTTAATAGCCGACAGCAATTATTGAAAGTGCCGCGCCTCGGTGGCAAGGCTTATGAGCAGTGCGCGGGCTTTTTGCGTGTGCCACAAGGCGAGCATCCTTTGGATGCCACTGCTGTGCATCCGGAAGCTTATTCATTGGTTGAGCAAATGGCGAAAGACCTTGGTCTGCCTGTTCAGGACCTGGTTGCCAATGAAACGAATATCAAACAGATTGATCCTAAAAAATATGTAACGGAAACACTTGGTACATTGACGATTCAGGATATCCTGAAAGAATTGTCCAAGCCCGGCCTCGATCCGCGTAGTGAATTGGAGCAATTCTCTTTTGCGGATATCTATAGCATGGAGGATGTAAAAGTGGGCATGGTGTTGCCTGGTGTGGTAACCAACTTGACTCGTTTTGGTGCGTTTGTTGACATAGGCGTAAAGCAAGATGGACTGGTACACGTGAGTGAAGTGGCCCATCGTTATATCACTGATCCAGGTGAAGTACTGAAGTTGAATGATAAGGTGCAGGTGAAAGTGTTGGAAGTAGATATCGCGCGTAAGCGTATTGCCCTTTCCATCAAACAAACACAAGATGCACCGCCCAAGGGTAGCGGACAAAAGCCCAAGCCCATGCAAAAGGAGAAGGATTTGAGCAACTTAAGTATGGGTGATGCACTTAGCGCGCTGAAGCAAAAATTTGGCAAGTAA